In the genome of Streptomyces sp. Tu 3180, the window TCACGGACGCCAACCGCGACGCCGCCATGTCCGGCCCGGATATCTCCGAGGCCGAGCACGAGGTCACGCTGCACGAGGAGCGCCCCGTCGTGGAGACCGAGGCGGTACCGGTGGAGCGGGTGCGGCTCACCACGGAGGAGCAGACCACCGAGGAGACCGTGCGCGGTCAGGTGCGCAAGGAGCGCATCGAGGCCGAGGCCGAGGCCGAGGGCGACACCGGGCGGCCGGGCCGTGACGTCCCGAAGAAGGGCCGCCCGTAGGCCCGTACCCGCCATCCCCGTCCCCCGGCGCGCCGGTGCGAGTCGTCACTGGCGCGCCGTCCTGCCGTCGAGCCCCGCGATCGCGGCGAGCCGCCGGTAGGAGTCCAGCAGGGCCTCCCGGTCGTGGGTGCTGGTGGTGACGAGCACCTCCTGGGCGCCCGTCTCCTTCAGCACCGACTCCAGCCCGTCCCTCACCTGCTCCTCGGTGCCGGCGAGGTGGCCGGTGAGTCCGGCCTCGTAGAGGTCCCGCTCCCTGGCGGTCATCGTCAGGGAGCCGACGCGCTCGGCGGGCGGCAGCGGGGGGAAGGTGCCGTGCGTACGGGAGTGCGCCGCCGACCAGGCCTCCGGCACCAGCAGCCGCCGGGCCTCCCGGGGCGTGGCGGCCACGGCGACCGTGCCCGAGACGACGACGTACGGCTCGTCCGCCCAGACCGAGGGGCGGAAGCGGTCGCGGTAGCGGTCGATGCCGCGCCGCATCCGGTCGCGGTCGCGGAGGTCGCCGATGACCATGGGCAGGCCCGCGCGTGCGGCGATCGCGGCGCCCTCGCCCATGGCCAGCACGAACGGCGGCACGGTCAGTCCCTCGGACGGACGGGCGCGCACCCCGGTCGGGGAGGTGCCGCGGAACCAGCCGAGCAGTTCGTCGAGCTGGGCCGCGAAGTCCTCCGCGTCGTCCTTGTCGCGCCCCAGCGCCCTGCGCACCCCGTCGGTGAAGCCGACCGAGCGGCCCAGACCCATGTCGACGCGTCCCGGGAAGAGCGACTCGAGCACCCCGAACTGCTCGGCCACCACCAGCGGCCGGTGGTTGGGCAGCATGACCCCGCCGGTGCCGACACGGATGGTCCGGGTCGCCCCGGCGACGGCGGCGGCCAGTACGGTCGGCGCCGAACCGGCGATCCCCGGCACCCCGTGGTGCTCCGAGACCCAGAACCGGTGGTAGCCCAGCCGCTCCGCCTCCCGCGCCAGCTCCACGGTGTCGCGCAGCGCCTCGGGACCGGTGTGCCCCTCGCGGATGCGGGAACGGTCGAGGACGGAGAAGCGGACCGAGGTGATCAGGGAGCTCATACCCGGTACAACACCCGGCGGGCCGCAGGATTCCGCCCGCCGCCGCGCCGTGGTCCGGGCACACCGGCCCGCCGGCCGGCGGGGCCGTCGCGCGGCCGGTGTCTAGGCTGACCGCGTGACCGACAGCGACAAGCGCCCCGTGGCCGTGTTCGACCTCGACAACACCCTCGCCGACACGGCGCACCGGCAGCGGTTCCTGGAGCGCAGGCCGCGCGACTGGGACGCCTTCTTCGCCGCCGCGCCGCAGGACCCGCCGCTCGCCGAGGGCGTCGCGATGGTGCGGGAGAGCGCGCGGGAGTGCGAGATCGTCTACCTCACCGGACGGCCCGAGCGCTGCCGGCGCGACACGCTCGACTGGCTCGCCGCCCAGGGGCTGCCCGGGGGAAGGGTGTACATGCGCGCCGACGCCGACCGCCGGCCCGCGCGCCGCACCAAGCTGGAGGTCCTGCGGCGCCTCGCCCGCACCCGGGACGTCCGTGTCCTCGTGGACGACGACGAGCTGGTCTGCGAGGACGCCCGGCGCGCCGGCTTCACCGTCGTCCCGGCCCGCTGGACGGCCCCCTCCGGAGAACTGGAGGAGGCACAGGAGCGGGAAGGGCGGACCTGAGGCCGCGCGGCGCGCCGGGCGGCTCAGCCCGCGTCCTCCAGGCGGAAGCCGACCTTCAGTCCCACCTGCCAGTGCGCGATCCGGCCCTCCTCGATCTGGCCCCGCACCTGGGTCACCTCGAACCAGTCCAGATTGCGCAGGGTCTGCGAGGCGCGTTCGACGCCGTTGCGCACGGCCTGGTCGACGCCGTCGGGCGAGGTGCCGAAGATCTCCGTGACCCGGTAGGTGTGGTTCGACATGCGGGTGCTCCTCTCCTGGCGGCTCCCACCCGCACGGGGCGGCGCCTGTGTCGCACGTCATTCCACCGTGCCCCACGGGGCGGTGGTGCGCGAGGCGTCGGCACCGTTCGCCCGATCCCCTTGACCTCCGCATTGGTCCATACCAAGATGCAGGACACCCGTACGAGCTCCCGCTCGCCCCCCACGTCGGGCCCCGCCCCTGTCCGCCAGACAGAAACAGGACCCCTCGTGAGACGTCGTCTGCTCGCCCTCGTCTGCGTGTCCGCATCCCTCCTCACCGGCTGCGGCCTGATGCCCGGCGGCGGGACCGAACGCCACACGGTCACCGTGTGGCTGATGCGGCACAGCGCCTCGCAGGAGTTCCTGGACCGGTTCACCGAGGACTTCGAGCGCACCCACCCCGGCCTCGACCTCGACATCCGCATCCAGGAGTGGACCGGCATCGGCGAGAAGGTGCAGACGGCACTGGAGACCGCCGGGGAGGACGGCCCCGACGTCATCGAGGTCGGCAACACCCAGGTCGCCCAGTACGCGGAGGGCGACGGGCTGCTCGACCTCACCCTGGAGTCGATGCGCGACTGGGGCCGCGACGACTGGCTGCCCGGCCTCGCCGAACCGGGGAAGTGGGGAACCCAGCAGTACGGCATCCCCTGGTACGCCGCCAACCGCGTCGTCGTCTACCGCAAGGACCTCTTCCGGCAGGCCGGCGTCACCGCCCCGCCGAAGACCCGCGACGAGTGGCTCGCCGTCACCGAGAGGCTCGACACCGGCGGGAACCAGGGCATCTACCTGGCCGGACAGGACTGGTACACGCTCGCCGGATTCATCTGGGAGGAGGGCGGAGAGCTCGCCGAGGAGCGGGGCGGCGTCTGGCGGGGCGCCCTGGACAGCCCCGCGGCACTGCGCGGGATGGACTTCTACCGCCGGCTGCAGGCCCTCGGCGACGGACCGGTCGACGCCGACGAGGAACACCCGCCGCAGGCAGGCGTGTTCGCCCGGGGCCGGGTCGCGCAGATCGTGGCCGTGCCCGGGCTCGCGCGGGCCGTCGTCCAGCAGAACCCGGACCTCGAGGACGAGTTGGGCTACTTCCCCGTCCCCGGCAGGACCGCCGGCAAGCCCGGTGCCGTCTTCACGGGCGGCTCCGACCTCGTCGTCCCGGCGAACACCGGCAGCAGGGAGGGGGCCGTCGAGGTCGTCGCCGCGCTCGCCGGCGCCCGGTGGAACACCGAGCTGGCCCGCACCATGAACTACGTCCCCAACAAGGCCTCGCTCGCCGGCTCGGTGGCGGGGGAGGAGGGGGTCGCGGCCATGGCGGCCGGAGCCGCGCAGGGCCGGGCGACCCCCATCACACCCGAGTGGGGCGAGGTCGAGGCGGACAACCCCATCAAGGAGTACATGACCGCGGTGCTCACCGGGGCCGACCCGGCGACGGAGGCCGGGCGCGCCTCGCGGCGCATCACCGAGACCCTCGACTTCGACCCCCGGTGACACCCCGGCGGGGTCC includes:
- a CDS encoding LLM class flavin-dependent oxidoreductase; amino-acid sequence: MSSLITSVRFSVLDRSRIREGHTGPEALRDTVELAREAERLGYHRFWVSEHHGVPGIAGSAPTVLAAAVAGATRTIRVGTGGVMLPNHRPLVVAEQFGVLESLFPGRVDMGLGRSVGFTDGVRRALGRDKDDAEDFAAQLDELLGWFRGTSPTGVRARPSEGLTVPPFVLAMGEGAAIAARAGLPMVIGDLRDRDRMRRGIDRYRDRFRPSVWADEPYVVVSGTVAVAATPREARRLLVPEAWSAAHSRTHGTFPPLPPAERVGSLTMTARERDLYEAGLTGHLAGTEEQVRDGLESVLKETGAQEVLVTTSTHDREALLDSYRRLAAIAGLDGRTARQ
- a CDS encoding HAD family acid phosphatase yields the protein MTDSDKRPVAVFDLDNTLADTAHRQRFLERRPRDWDAFFAAAPQDPPLAEGVAMVRESARECEIVYLTGRPERCRRDTLDWLAAQGLPGGRVYMRADADRRPARRTKLEVLRRLARTRDVRVLVDDDELVCEDARRAGFTVVPARWTAPSGELEEAQEREGRT
- a CDS encoding dodecin, with translation MSNHTYRVTEIFGTSPDGVDQAVRNGVERASQTLRNLDWFEVTQVRGQIEEGRIAHWQVGLKVGFRLEDAG
- a CDS encoding extracellular solute-binding protein encodes the protein MRRRLLALVCVSASLLTGCGLMPGGGTERHTVTVWLMRHSASQEFLDRFTEDFERTHPGLDLDIRIQEWTGIGEKVQTALETAGEDGPDVIEVGNTQVAQYAEGDGLLDLTLESMRDWGRDDWLPGLAEPGKWGTQQYGIPWYAANRVVVYRKDLFRQAGVTAPPKTRDEWLAVTERLDTGGNQGIYLAGQDWYTLAGFIWEEGGELAEERGGVWRGALDSPAALRGMDFYRRLQALGDGPVDADEEHPPQAGVFARGRVAQIVAVPGLARAVVQQNPDLEDELGYFPVPGRTAGKPGAVFTGGSDLVVPANTGSREGAVEVVAALAGARWNTELARTMNYVPNKASLAGSVAGEEGVAAMAAGAAQGRATPITPEWGEVEADNPIKEYMTAVLTGADPATEAGRASRRITETLDFDPR